From a region of the Bradyrhizobium diazoefficiens genome:
- the ihpB gene encoding divalent metal ion exporter adaptor subunit IhpB — MKTSSALLVAVIGAALGAYGYAVLAPAKPTQTEHSGHSEQKKPNDHVEQDEHGADRIRISDVKLAAAGVTLAEAASATLTDTLAFNGILRANQEAVVQVTPRFPGLIKSIQKRIGDKVGKDDLLAAIESNQSLTVYELKAPIAGTVIERQISLGEYASEQRPAFVVADLSTIWVDLSIYRQDLRRVHLNDEVLIDPDDGRGEIKGTISYMAPIGSRETQTALARVVLQNPDGRLRPGLFVTARLILAARNVAVAVRRSAIQTLESRTIVFVREDGDKIEARPVQTGDSDPRHVEIKAGLSAGEHYVAENSFVVKAEMGKGEAEHD; from the coding sequence ATGAAGACGTCCTCCGCCCTCCTCGTCGCCGTCATTGGCGCCGCGCTCGGCGCTTACGGCTATGCCGTGCTCGCGCCGGCCAAGCCGACGCAAACCGAGCATTCCGGGCATTCCGAACAAAAGAAGCCGAACGACCATGTCGAGCAGGACGAGCACGGCGCCGACCGCATCCGCATCTCCGACGTCAAGCTGGCGGCTGCGGGCGTCACGCTGGCGGAAGCCGCGAGCGCGACGCTGACCGACACGCTGGCCTTCAACGGCATCCTGCGCGCCAACCAGGAAGCCGTGGTGCAGGTGACGCCGCGCTTTCCGGGCCTCATCAAGTCGATCCAAAAACGCATCGGCGACAAAGTCGGCAAGGACGATCTGCTCGCCGCGATCGAGAGCAACCAGAGCCTCACCGTCTACGAGCTCAAGGCGCCGATCGCCGGCACCGTCATCGAACGGCAGATCTCGCTCGGCGAATACGCCTCAGAGCAGAGGCCGGCCTTCGTCGTCGCCGATCTCTCGACCATCTGGGTCGATCTGTCGATCTACCGGCAGGATCTGCGGCGCGTCCACCTCAACGACGAGGTCCTGATCGACCCCGACGACGGCCGCGGCGAGATCAAGGGCACGATCTCCTACATGGCACCGATCGGCTCGCGCGAGACCCAGACGGCATTGGCACGCGTGGTGCTGCAAAATCCGGACGGCCGCTTGCGCCCCGGCCTGTTCGTCACGGCACGGCTGATCCTCGCCGCCCGCAACGTCGCGGTCGCCGTGCGCCGGAGCGCGATCCAGACGCTGGAGAGCCGGACCATCGTGTTCGTCCGCGAGGATGGCGACAAGATCGAGGCGCGTCCGGTGCAAACCGGCGATTCCGATCCGCGCCATGTCGAGATCAAGGCCGGCCTGTCGGCAGGCGAGCATTACGTCGCCGAGAACAGCTTTGTCGTGAAGGCGGAGATGGGCAAGGGCGAGGCCGAACATGATTGA
- a CDS encoding CusA/CzcA family heavy metal efflux RND transporter has translation MIERIIAVSLGQRWLVLLLALGAIAFGAWNFQRLPIDAVPDITNIQVQINTRAPGYSPLETEQRITFPVETAMGGLPKLDYTRSLSRYGLSQVTVVFKDGTDIFFARQLVGERIQQVKDQLPAGVEVAMGPVSTGLGEIFMYTVEAKAGGKTQGGHDYSLTDLRTVQDWIIRPQLRNVPGVIEVNTIGGFERQFHVLPDPGKLMAYRLGFRDVMTALAANNANVGAGYIERNGEQYLVRSPGQVGNIGEIQDIVIGSRGGNPVRIRDVATVTEGRDLRTGAATRDGEETVLGTAMLLIGENSRSVARRIAARLEDIARSLPDGVMTRTVYDRTHLVEATIRTVKNNLLEGAALVVAVLFLILGNIRAALVVACVIPLSMAMTVSGMVETKVSANLMSLGAIDFGIIVDGAVIIVENCLRMLAAAQREKGSLLTAAERLRAILRGSREVIKPSLFGTLIIAVVYLPVLTLTGVEGKMFTPMALTVLMALGAAVLFSVTFVPAAVAIFVTGKVSEHENLFMRMAKRAYLPLLRLAIDNRLAVAMMATVIVIASGIAASRMGGEFIPSLDEGDVALASIRIPGTSLTQSLDLQKALEKRITQIPEVKEFFARIGTAEIATDPMSPAQTDGYVMLKPRAEWPDPGISKSDVIEAIDKAADDIPGSAYEISQPIQFRVNELISGVRSDVGVKIFGDDLDILQGAAKQVEAAIGGIRGASDVKIEQVAGLPILTVRLDRQALARYGLSVSEVQGIVEIAVGGKSAGKLFEGDRRFDIVVRLPEHLRGNLEAIRAIPIPLPPGEDAGSSTPIRTALPASPLAQMRYVPLSSVATVDATPGPNQISRENGKRRIVVTSNVRARDLGSFVAEAEAAVAEKVKLPPGYWIGWGGQFEQLVSATKRLTIVVPVALLLVFVLLFMGMGSAADAALVFSGVPLALTGGVAALLLRGIPLSISAGVGFIALSGVAVLNGLVIIAFIERLRSEGGPIAQAVCEGALTRLRPVLMTALVASLGFVPMALATGAGAEVQRPLATVVIGGIISSTVLTLLVLPALYVLFRRDGTSKAPTMGPDLAASAER, from the coding sequence ATGATTGAGCGCATCATCGCCGTCTCGCTTGGGCAGCGCTGGCTGGTCCTCCTGCTCGCGCTTGGCGCCATCGCTTTTGGAGCCTGGAATTTCCAGCGCCTGCCGATCGACGCGGTGCCCGACATCACCAACATCCAGGTCCAGATCAACACCCGGGCGCCCGGCTATTCGCCGCTCGAGACCGAGCAGCGCATCACCTTCCCGGTCGAAACCGCAATGGGCGGCCTGCCGAAACTCGACTACACCCGCTCGCTGTCGCGCTACGGCCTCAGCCAGGTCACGGTCGTCTTCAAGGACGGCACCGACATCTTTTTCGCCCGCCAGCTCGTCGGCGAGCGCATCCAGCAGGTAAAGGACCAGCTTCCGGCAGGCGTCGAGGTCGCGATGGGTCCGGTCTCGACCGGGCTCGGCGAAATCTTCATGTATACCGTCGAGGCGAAGGCCGGCGGAAAGACGCAAGGCGGTCACGACTATTCGCTGACCGATTTGCGCACCGTGCAGGACTGGATCATCCGGCCGCAGCTTCGCAACGTGCCTGGGGTGATCGAGGTCAACACCATCGGCGGCTTCGAGCGGCAGTTCCACGTGCTGCCGGACCCCGGCAAGCTGATGGCCTACCGGCTCGGCTTCCGCGACGTGATGACGGCACTCGCCGCCAATAACGCCAATGTCGGCGCCGGCTATATCGAGCGCAACGGCGAGCAATACCTGGTTCGCTCGCCGGGCCAGGTCGGCAATATCGGCGAAATCCAGGACATCGTCATCGGCTCGCGGGGCGGCAATCCCGTCAGGATCAGGGATGTCGCGACCGTCACGGAAGGCCGCGATTTGCGCACCGGCGCCGCGACGCGGGACGGCGAGGAAACCGTGCTCGGCACCGCGATGCTGCTGATCGGCGAGAACAGCCGCAGCGTGGCGCGCCGCATCGCAGCCCGGCTCGAGGATATCGCCAGATCGCTGCCCGATGGCGTCATGACGCGGACCGTCTACGACCGCACCCATCTGGTCGAAGCCACCATCCGCACGGTCAAGAACAACCTCCTGGAAGGCGCGGCGCTCGTGGTGGCCGTACTGTTTTTGATCCTCGGCAACATCCGCGCGGCGCTCGTCGTGGCCTGCGTCATTCCGCTGTCCATGGCCATGACGGTATCAGGCATGGTCGAAACAAAAGTCAGCGCGAACCTGATGAGCCTCGGCGCCATCGACTTCGGCATCATCGTCGATGGCGCCGTGATCATCGTCGAGAATTGCCTGCGCATGCTGGCAGCGGCCCAGCGCGAGAAGGGCAGCCTGCTCACAGCCGCCGAACGGCTGCGCGCGATCCTGCGCGGGTCGCGCGAGGTGATCAAGCCGAGCCTGTTCGGAACGTTGATCATCGCGGTGGTCTATCTGCCCGTGCTGACGCTGACCGGCGTCGAGGGCAAGATGTTCACGCCGATGGCGCTGACCGTGCTGATGGCGCTGGGCGCAGCCGTGCTGTTCTCTGTCACCTTCGTGCCGGCGGCCGTCGCGATCTTCGTCACCGGCAAGGTGTCCGAGCACGAAAACCTGTTCATGCGGATGGCCAAGCGCGCCTATCTCCCCCTGCTCCGCCTTGCCATCGACAACCGGCTCGCAGTCGCCATGATGGCCACGGTCATCGTGATCGCAAGCGGCATCGCCGCTTCGCGGATGGGGGGCGAATTCATTCCGAGTCTGGACGAGGGCGACGTCGCGCTGGCATCGATCCGGATTCCCGGCACCAGTCTCACCCAATCGCTGGATCTTCAGAAGGCGCTGGAAAAGCGCATCACGCAAATTCCGGAGGTGAAGGAGTTCTTCGCCCGCATCGGCACCGCCGAGATCGCGACCGACCCGATGTCGCCGGCGCAAACCGACGGCTACGTCATGCTGAAGCCGCGCGCCGAATGGCCCGATCCGGGCATATCGAAATCGGACGTGATCGAGGCGATCGACAAGGCCGCCGACGACATTCCCGGCAGCGCCTATGAAATCTCCCAGCCCATCCAATTCCGGGTCAACGAGCTGATCTCGGGGGTGCGCAGCGACGTCGGCGTCAAGATTTTCGGCGATGATCTCGACATCCTGCAAGGTGCCGCAAAACAGGTGGAGGCCGCGATTGGCGGCATCCGCGGCGCCAGCGACGTCAAGATCGAACAGGTCGCGGGCCTGCCGATCCTCACCGTCCGCCTCGACCGCCAGGCGCTTGCCCGTTACGGCCTCAGCGTCAGTGAGGTGCAGGGCATCGTCGAGATCGCGGTCGGCGGCAAGTCGGCCGGCAAGCTCTTCGAGGGCGACCGCCGTTTCGACATCGTCGTGCGCCTGCCGGAACATCTGCGCGGCAATCTCGAGGCGATCCGGGCGATTCCGATCCCGCTGCCACCAGGCGAGGACGCGGGCTCCAGCACGCCAATCCGGACGGCACTGCCCGCCTCTCCCCTCGCCCAGATGCGCTACGTGCCGCTGTCGTCGGTCGCCACGGTCGATGCGACGCCCGGCCCGAACCAGATCAGCCGCGAGAACGGCAAACGGCGGATCGTCGTCACCTCCAATGTACGCGCGCGCGACCTCGGCTCCTTCGTGGCCGAGGCCGAAGCGGCGGTGGCCGAGAAGGTGAAGCTGCCGCCGGGCTACTGGATCGGCTGGGGCGGCCAGTTCGAGCAGTTGGTCTCCGCGACCAAGCGGCTGACGATCGTGGTGCCGGTGGCGCTGCTCCTGGTGTTCGTCCTGCTGTTCATGGGTATGGGATCGGCGGCGGACGCGGCGCTGGTGTTCTCAGGCGTGCCGCTGGCGCTGACCGGCGGCGTTGCGGCGCTCTTGCTCCGCGGCATTCCGCTATCCATCAGCGCCGGCGTCGGCTTCATCGCGCTGTCGGGCGTCGCCGTGCTCAACGGTCTCGTCATCATCGCCTTCATCGAGCGGCTGCGCAGCGAGGGAGGTCCCATTGCGCAGGCGGTATGCGAGGGCGCGCTGACACGGCTGCGTCCGGTGCTGATGACGGCGCTGGTCGCCTCGCTCGGCTTCGTCCCGATGGCACTCGCGACCGGCGCCGGCGCCGAGGTGCAGCGGCCGCTTGCGACCGTGGTGATCGGCGGCATCATCTCCTCGACGGTGCTGACATTGCTGGTGCTGCCGGCGCTCTATGTGCTGTTCCGTCGTGACGGGACGAGCAAAGCGCCTACAATGGGGCCTGATTTGGCGGCTTCCGCGGAGCGCTAG
- a CDS encoding methyltransferase domain-containing protein, with translation MEQPSGHAENADQIAYWNGPGGQRWADRHAAQESLLGPIAAVLIDRAKPTPGERVLDVGCGSGGTTFAFAKAVAPDGFALGLDVSEPMLSQARAVAPKGLPLDFVLADATVHPFEPASFDLLASRFGVMFFADPIASFSNLRRALKPSGRLAFACWREPKENPWMMAPLMAVYKHVPKMPPVGPEEPGPFAFASEERVMRILKGAGFVDLAMEPHNLPMDIAIGGGLDAAVDGSLQIGPASRALQGHPAETYEAAKASIREMLAPFAKGRSVALQGSIWIVTAKAA, from the coding sequence ATGGAACAGCCGAGCGGACACGCAGAGAACGCCGACCAGATCGCCTATTGGAACGGCCCCGGCGGGCAGCGCTGGGCCGACCGCCACGCGGCACAGGAGAGCCTGCTCGGCCCCATTGCCGCCGTGCTGATCGACCGCGCCAAGCCGACGCCGGGCGAGCGCGTCCTCGATGTCGGTTGCGGCTCCGGCGGCACGACGTTTGCGTTCGCGAAAGCGGTGGCACCTGACGGCTTCGCGCTCGGCCTCGACGTCTCCGAGCCGATGCTGTCGCAGGCGCGCGCGGTGGCGCCAAAAGGCCTGCCGCTCGATTTCGTGCTGGCGGATGCGACGGTCCATCCGTTCGAGCCGGCGAGCTTCGATCTGCTGGCCTCGCGCTTCGGCGTGATGTTCTTTGCCGATCCCATTGCGTCCTTCAGCAACCTCCGCCGCGCGCTGAAGCCGTCCGGGCGGCTCGCCTTCGCCTGCTGGCGCGAGCCAAAGGAAAATCCGTGGATGATGGCGCCGCTGATGGCGGTCTACAAACACGTGCCAAAGATGCCGCCGGTCGGGCCGGAGGAGCCGGGGCCGTTTGCTTTTGCTTCAGAGGAGCGTGTGATGCGCATCCTCAAAGGCGCCGGCTTCGTCGATCTCGCCATGGAGCCGCACAATCTGCCGATGGACATTGCGATCGGCGGCGGGCTCGACGCCGCCGTCGACGGTTCCCTGCAGATCGGCCCGGCCAGCCGCGCGCTGCAGGGCCATCCGGCGGAGACCTACGAGGCGGCCAAGGCGTCGATCCGCGAGATGCTCGCGCCGTTCGCGAAGGGCCGGTCAGTGGCGTTGCAGGGATCGATCTGGATCGTGACCGCGAAGGCGGCCTAA
- a CDS encoding cation diffusion facilitator family transporter has translation MDNHRHHGHHHHDHGDHVHDHGHDHSHGHVHAPANFGKAFAIGISLNTALVVAEAVYGYIGNSTALLADAGHNLSDVLGLVVAWGASIAARRAPSGRFTYGLRASTILAALANAVFLLVATGAIGWEAILRLREPEPVAGLTVMAVAGIGILINGLTAMLFARGRKDDINIEGAYLHMAADAAVSLGVVVSAALIMWTGWLWLDPVTSLVICATILWSTTSLLRGSIDMSMAAAPRGTDLAAIKAFLLARPGVSAIHDLHVWPISTTETALTCHLVMPDGAGDDFLMETADLLKASYRIGHTTLQIERRSDNGCALAPDHVV, from the coding sequence TTGGACAACCATCGCCATCACGGTCATCACCACCATGATCATGGCGACCATGTGCATGATCATGGTCACGACCATAGTCACGGCCATGTCCACGCTCCCGCGAATTTCGGCAAGGCGTTCGCGATCGGCATCTCGCTCAACACCGCGCTGGTCGTGGCGGAGGCGGTCTACGGCTATATCGGCAACTCCACCGCCCTGCTCGCCGATGCCGGCCATAACCTGTCCGACGTGCTCGGCCTGGTCGTGGCCTGGGGTGCATCGATCGCGGCGCGGCGTGCGCCGAGCGGCCGCTTCACCTACGGCTTGCGTGCCTCCACCATCCTGGCGGCGCTGGCCAACGCGGTATTCCTGCTGGTCGCAACCGGTGCGATCGGCTGGGAGGCGATTTTGCGCCTGCGCGAGCCGGAGCCGGTCGCGGGCCTGACCGTGATGGCGGTGGCCGGCATCGGCATCCTCATCAACGGTTTGACCGCCATGCTGTTCGCGCGCGGGCGCAAGGACGACATCAACATCGAGGGCGCCTACTTGCACATGGCGGCCGACGCCGCCGTCTCGCTCGGCGTCGTGGTCTCCGCGGCGCTGATCATGTGGACCGGCTGGCTCTGGCTCGACCCCGTCACCAGCCTCGTCATCTGCGCCACCATCCTCTGGAGCACAACCAGCCTGCTGCGCGGCTCCATCGACATGTCAATGGCGGCCGCCCCCAGGGGCACCGACCTCGCCGCAATCAAAGCGTTCCTGCTGGCGCGCCCGGGCGTCTCCGCCATCCACGACCTCCACGTCTGGCCGATCTCGACCACGGAGACGGCGCTGACCTGTCACCTGGTCATGCCTGACGGCGCCGGCGACGATTTTCTGATGGAGACGGCGGACCTGCTGAAGGCGTCGTACCGGATTGGCCACACCACGCTCCAGATCGAGAGGCGGAGCGACAATGGCTGCGCGCTTGCGCCGGATCATGTGGTCTAG
- a CDS encoding acyltransferase, with protein sequence MKSERSTGIDCLRAISVIWVLLYHFVPLPVFNRGTFGVLLFFIISGYCIAFSAETSQTAPHFYAKRLGRLLPALIVCGFLTTLFKHLMPDLVEPGRGLTWIHYVETIVSLPTLNVLEINYNLPDGAYWSLQIEFQFYVFCFLMMALGLKQRLLALLCAVTIFRSLTTSTDYYTSNDFFPFFIAGMSVAALVRGRAREATGGIIVAFSIELYHLYGHVRQPSVPIEMYRSLLLWCGTLAVYLAARYDHRLPRAFRGLAAIGVISYPLYLIHQDVGNMILKWAHVGRDTTPDLLIRAFVLPAFLIFIAWLVYALVEKRTIKPLTAFLANPLASLRQWQPAPAARGYPVAERSGDIAPQDLPVG encoded by the coding sequence TTGAAATCGGAACGATCGACCGGGATCGATTGCCTGCGCGCAATCTCTGTCATCTGGGTATTGCTTTATCACTTCGTTCCGCTGCCGGTCTTCAACCGCGGTACGTTCGGCGTCCTCCTGTTTTTCATCATCAGCGGCTATTGCATCGCCTTCAGCGCGGAGACCTCGCAAACGGCACCGCACTTCTACGCGAAGCGGCTCGGCCGTCTGCTGCCCGCGCTGATCGTCTGCGGCTTCTTGACGACGCTGTTCAAGCACCTCATGCCCGACCTCGTCGAGCCCGGCCGCGGATTGACCTGGATTCACTACGTCGAAACGATCGTGTCGCTTCCGACGCTGAACGTCCTCGAGATCAACTACAATCTGCCTGACGGCGCCTATTGGTCGTTGCAGATCGAGTTTCAGTTCTACGTCTTCTGCTTCCTGATGATGGCGCTAGGTCTCAAGCAGCGCCTGCTCGCGCTGCTGTGCGCGGTGACGATTTTCCGGAGCCTCACCACCAGCACGGACTATTACACGTCGAACGACTTCTTTCCGTTCTTCATCGCCGGAATGAGCGTCGCTGCGCTCGTCCGCGGGCGAGCCAGGGAAGCGACAGGCGGGATCATCGTTGCGTTCTCGATCGAGCTCTATCACCTGTACGGCCATGTCAGGCAGCCGTCGGTTCCGATCGAGATGTACCGGTCGCTTCTGTTGTGGTGCGGCACCTTGGCCGTCTATCTCGCCGCGCGCTACGACCATCGGCTGCCACGCGCGTTTCGCGGCCTCGCCGCCATCGGCGTCATCAGCTATCCGCTCTATTTGATCCATCAGGACGTCGGAAACATGATCTTGAAATGGGCGCATGTCGGCCGCGACACCACGCCAGACCTTCTGATCCGTGCGTTCGTCCTTCCCGCATTCCTGATCTTCATCGCCTGGCTGGTCTATGCCCTCGTCGAGAAGCGGACGATCAAGCCGCTCACCGCTTTCCTCGCCAATCCGCTCGCATCGCTACGCCAATGGCAACCGGCGCCGGCGGCACGCGGCTATCCGGTCGCCGAACGCAGCGGCGACATCGCGCCCCAGGATTTGCCGGTCGGGTAA
- the ihpA gene encoding divalent metal ion exporter subunit IhpA, with amino-acid sequence MFCRGMAPRLACAAACLIAGVALAPSHAQTLTMRSALSRALAASPRLTAAERDVGIATGQRIQAGALLNPELSYEQDDSFGSGKYRGTRSAETTLQISQAFELFGKRGARIAAGTAGVEVAAIQRKAVRLEVLSETAIAFLSVLGAQRRIQILDEQIAAIDRLTPLLRRRVEAGASSPAETGRAEVASALVKADRERLKATLASARRELAVRMGDPKAKFGEVSGRFDTTGRPPTFRAVIAAIDANPQLVRWTAVYAQRNAELLLARLKPYPDVRIAAGWRHFSETNDDAVRLTLSVPIPVFDQNQGNILSAQESLAKTRAEREANRNTLIVIAGRAYDSLQGSLRELAVLRETAIPKAVEASEAISQGYGQGRFTLLEVLDAQASVTQARLREQEALQNFHAGVATIEGLVGNPFTLAREGGR; translated from the coding sequence ATGTTTTGCAGGGGAATGGCCCCGCGCCTGGCGTGCGCGGCGGCGTGTCTGATTGCCGGCGTGGCGCTTGCGCCGTCTCACGCCCAGACTTTGACGATGCGGAGCGCGTTATCGCGCGCGCTGGCCGCGAGTCCGCGGCTGACTGCGGCGGAGCGCGACGTCGGCATTGCCACGGGCCAGCGCATCCAGGCCGGCGCGCTCCTCAATCCGGAACTGTCCTACGAGCAGGACGATTCATTCGGCTCCGGCAAATATCGCGGGACCCGATCGGCCGAGACCACCCTCCAGATCAGCCAGGCCTTCGAGCTGTTCGGCAAGCGCGGCGCGCGGATTGCTGCGGGTACAGCCGGCGTCGAAGTCGCCGCAATCCAGCGCAAGGCTGTCAGGCTGGAGGTGCTGTCGGAGACCGCGATCGCCTTCCTCAGCGTGCTCGGCGCGCAGCGACGCATCCAGATCCTCGACGAACAGATTGCCGCCATCGACCGCTTGACACCGCTGCTGCGCCGCCGCGTCGAGGCCGGCGCCTCCTCGCCGGCCGAGACCGGCCGCGCCGAGGTCGCTTCCGCCCTGGTGAAGGCCGACCGCGAGCGCCTCAAGGCGACGCTGGCCAGCGCCCGGCGCGAGCTCGCGGTGCGGATGGGCGATCCCAAGGCGAAATTCGGCGAGGTTTCCGGCCGGTTCGACACCACGGGACGGCCGCCCACGTTCCGGGCAGTGATCGCCGCCATCGATGCCAACCCGCAGCTGGTGCGCTGGACCGCAGTCTATGCCCAGCGCAATGCCGAACTGCTGCTGGCTCGGCTCAAACCCTATCCGGACGTGCGGATCGCGGCCGGCTGGCGCCATTTCAGCGAGACCAATGACGATGCCGTGCGTCTCACTCTTTCGGTGCCGATCCCCGTGTTCGACCAGAACCAGGGCAACATCCTGTCGGCGCAGGAAAGCCTCGCCAAGACAAGGGCCGAGCGCGAGGCCAACCGCAACACGCTGATCGTGATTGCCGGCCGCGCCTACGACTCGCTCCAGGGCTCGCTGCGCGAGCTCGCGGTGCTACGTGAGACCGCGATCCCCAAGGCCGTCGAGGCGTCTGAGGCGATCTCGCAAGGCTATGGCCAGGGTCGCTTCACCCTGCTCGAGGTGCTCGACGCCCAGGCGAGCGTTACCCAGGCGCGGCTGCGCGAACAGGAGGCGCTCCAGAACTTCCATGCTGGGGTTGCGACCATCGAGGGCCTGGTCGGCAATCCCTTCACGCTCGCGCGGGAGGGCGGACGATGA
- a CDS encoding GFA family protein, with the protein MQIDGQCHCGQITFEAEIDPEAVSVCHCTDCQTLTGSPFRVTAVCTKTDVRLTGGTPRIYGKRGDNGRMRFQHFCADCGSPLFTSGEGDQADDWGIRWGSIRQRDKLRPVRQIWCRSAAVWIDAVALLPGKPQD; encoded by the coding sequence ATGCAGATCGACGGACAATGCCATTGCGGGCAGATCACCTTCGAAGCTGAGATCGATCCGGAGGCGGTCTCGGTCTGTCACTGCACCGATTGCCAGACGCTGACCGGCTCGCCGTTTCGGGTGACGGCGGTCTGTACCAAGACCGATGTCCGCCTGACCGGCGGCACGCCCAGGATCTACGGCAAGCGCGGCGACAACGGCCGGATGCGTTTCCAGCACTTCTGCGCCGATTGCGGTTCCCCGCTGTTCACCAGCGGCGAGGGCGACCAGGCCGACGATTGGGGCATCCGCTGGGGCAGCATCCGCCAGCGCGACAAGCTGCGCCCCGTCAGGCAGATCTGGTGCCGGTCGGCGGCGGTGTGGATCGACGCGGTGGCGCTGCTGCCGGGAAAACCGCAGGATTGA